The Methylomagnum ishizawai genome has a window encoding:
- a CDS encoding alpha-amylase family glycosyl hydrolase, with translation MAVSPQPFQARPAPPPWWQTSILYHIYPRSFRDGDGDGVGDLRGILQGLDYLESLKVGCLWLSPIFPSPMRDFGYDVADYTGVDPLFGTLADFDALLAGVHARGLRLILDLVPNHTSDRHPWFLESRAGRGNPKRDWYLWRDPAPDGGPPNNWISFFGGPAWTFDPATGQYYLHQFDQSQPELNYRNPQVLRAMLDCAAFWLERGVDGFRVDVIWLLIKDALLRDEPVNPDWDGVNPHGRLRHIHTADQPEVHAIIREFRALFDRYGERVMVGEISLAPPELMPYYGQNLDECHLPVNFGLIYLPWRADVLRRAIAEYEASLPPGAWPNWVLGNHDQPRLVNRVGRAQARVAQMLLLTLRGTPTCYYGDEIGMENGRIPPEKIRDPQAVNQPEVAALMGRDPQRTPLPWDDGPNAGFAPAAAEPWLPLGDDCAVRNVRTQDGDPASDLNFFRALTALRQATPALLLGDYREVPAGVAEVLAYTRALADDRLLIALNLGSESRRLDLGFLAGEGCILLATGLDLQGAALLTPLVLAPNQGLVLRIPPHPSSPRGVP, from the coding sequence ATGGCGGTTTCCCCGCAACCTTTCCAGGCCAGGCCCGCGCCGCCGCCCTGGTGGCAGACCAGCATCCTCTACCATATCTACCCCCGCTCGTTCCGCGACGGCGATGGCGACGGGGTGGGCGATTTGCGCGGCATCTTGCAAGGTTTGGATTATCTCGAAAGCCTCAAGGTCGGCTGCCTGTGGCTGTCGCCGATCTTCCCCTCGCCGATGCGCGATTTCGGCTACGACGTGGCCGATTACACCGGCGTCGATCCCTTGTTCGGCACCCTGGCCGATTTCGACGCGCTGCTGGCCGGGGTCCACGCCCGCGGCCTGAGATTGATCCTGGACCTGGTGCCCAACCACACCTCGGACCGGCATCCCTGGTTTTTGGAAAGCCGGGCCGGCCGCGGCAATCCCAAGCGCGATTGGTATCTCTGGCGCGACCCGGCCCCGGATGGCGGCCCGCCCAATAATTGGATCAGCTTCTTCGGCGGCCCGGCCTGGACCTTCGATCCCGCCACCGGCCAGTACTACCTGCACCAGTTCGATCAAAGCCAGCCCGAACTGAATTACCGCAACCCCCAGGTGTTGCGGGCCATGCTCGATTGCGCGGCGTTCTGGCTGGAACGCGGCGTCGATGGCTTCCGGGTCGATGTGATCTGGCTGCTGATCAAGGATGCGCTGCTGCGCGACGAACCCGTTAATCCCGATTGGGACGGCGTCAATCCCCATGGCCGCTTGCGCCATATCCACACCGCCGACCAGCCCGAGGTCCACGCCATCATCCGCGAATTCCGGGCCTTGTTCGACCGCTACGGCGAACGGGTGATGGTGGGCGAAATCAGCCTCGCCCCGCCCGAACTCATGCCCTATTACGGCCAGAACCTGGACGAATGCCATTTGCCGGTGAATTTCGGCCTGATCTATCTGCCGTGGCGGGCCGACGTGCTGCGGCGGGCCATCGCCGAGTACGAGGCTTCGCTGCCGCCCGGCGCGTGGCCGAACTGGGTCTTGGGCAACCACGACCAGCCCCGCTTGGTGAACCGGGTGGGCCGGGCGCAGGCGCGGGTGGCGCAGATGCTGTTGCTGACCCTGCGCGGCACGCCGACCTGTTATTACGGCGACGAGATCGGCATGGAGAATGGCCGCATCCCGCCGGAAAAAATCCGCGACCCCCAGGCCGTCAACCAGCCCGAGGTCGCCGCGCTCATGGGCCGCGACCCGCAGCGCACGCCGCTACCCTGGGACGATGGCCCGAACGCCGGTTTCGCGCCCGCCGCCGCAGAGCCTTGGCTGCCGCTGGGCGATGATTGCGCCGTCCGCAATGTGCGGACCCAGGACGGCGACCCCGCTTCCGACCTCAATTTCTTCCGGGCCTTGACCGCGCTGCGCCAGGCCACCCCGGCCTTGCTGCTGGGCGATTACCGCGAAGTGCCGGCCGGGGTGGCGGAGGTCTTGGCCTATACCCGCGCGCTGGCCGACGACCGGCTGTTGATCGCGCTCAACCTGGGGAGCGAAAGCCGCCGCCTCGATCTCGGTTTCCTGGCCGGGGAGGGGTGTATATTGCTCGCCACTGGCCTGGACCTCCAGGGCGCGGCGTTGTTGACGCCGCTGGTGCTGGCCCCGAACCAAGGTCTGGTGTTGCGTATCCCGCCCCATCCCTCCTCCCCCAGAGGTGTTCCATGA
- a CDS encoding FAD:protein FMN transferase produces MGSPCEVQCYATDAAEARRAIDLASAEAQRLEARYSRYRPDSLLSRINRAAAGGGRIAVDAETAGLLDYAEACYRQSDGLFDITSGLLRQAWRFGPGGLPDPALIESLLGRIGWHRLRWAAPWLEFPEAGLELDFGGVVKEYAADRVAALLAAAGFRQGLVNLGGDIRVVGPHPDGAPWLIGIRHPRVPGALLGSLPLYQGGLASSGDYERCLMVDGVRYGHVLNPRTGWPVRHLAAVSVVGDLCVVAGSASTIAMLKEEDGPAWLDGLGLPHFWMDARGGAGGSLRFPP; encoded by the coding sequence ATGGGTTCGCCCTGCGAGGTCCAGTGCTACGCCACGGACGCCGCCGAGGCCCGCCGCGCCATCGACCTCGCCAGCGCCGAGGCGCAGCGCCTCGAAGCCCGCTATTCCCGCTACCGCCCCGATAGCCTCCTGTCCCGGATCAACCGCGCCGCCGCCGGGGGCGGGCGCATCGCCGTGGACGCGGAAACCGCCGGGCTCCTGGATTACGCCGAAGCCTGCTACCGCCAGAGCGACGGGCTGTTCGATATCACCTCCGGCCTGTTGCGGCAAGCCTGGCGCTTCGGGCCGGGCGGCCTGCCCGATCCCGCCCTCATCGAATCCTTGCTCGGACGCATCGGCTGGCACCGGCTGCGCTGGGCCGCGCCCTGGCTGGAATTCCCCGAGGCCGGGCTGGAGCTGGATTTCGGCGGCGTGGTCAAGGAATACGCGGCCGACCGGGTGGCGGCCTTGTTGGCGGCGGCGGGCTTCCGCCAGGGCTTGGTGAACCTGGGCGGCGATATCCGGGTGGTCGGTCCGCATCCCGATGGGGCGCCCTGGCTGATCGGCATCCGCCATCCCCGCGTGCCCGGCGCCTTGCTCGGCAGTTTGCCGTTATACCAGGGGGGCTTGGCGAGCAGCGGCGATTACGAGCGCTGTCTGATGGTGGACGGCGTCCGCTACGGCCATGTGCTGAATCCCAGGACCGGCTGGCCGGTGCGGCATCTGGCGGCGGTGAGCGTGGTCGGCGATTTGTGCGTGGTGGCGGGCAGCGCCTCGACCATCGCCATGCTCAAGGAGGAAGACGGCCCCGCGTGGCTGGATGGCCTGGGCTTGCCGCATTTTTGGATGGATGCGCGGGGGGGGGCCGGCGGCAGCCTGCGTTTCCCCCCGTGA
- a CDS encoding DUF3570 domain-containing protein — translation MAAIDGEGGALTRIVRWARGCGVLCRAFCRGRDYRLRRLLADGPGAPGPMAAPESPALRALTAAALALPGLAQPLHAAEGDEATFQYGHYKETARELYLGERSAYNPIQVDNLSGGGKFTLMDRWKLAFHYAQDTWSGATPITSAPLALGGNNYPSNNAAISGATPLILGNNTLMYDRQLNPYRLDLDSGNYVKDTRLVQTIAAASPETRQQGDFRLAYQWDEAEASVNGGVSEEPDYHSAFAGLGGRLDLNQKLTTLNLGLDYTNSDISAHLDPNASPYYDYDYYANQVQVQPGPFGTEIKTLRAVRQDWNTHFSVTQVLTKDALIESGVGYTRSTGYLANPYKVVDFVFVDPNQTPVDTGIPGLPALLTPEVQAVLERRPDARDQVTWDARYVQYIEPLDAALHFDYRFYHDDWGIDAHTFHLDWAQPLGWGWTLTPRFRYYSQSAADFYQPYFLFQRAEPKAGGQLDLAQVPLKAYSSDYRLSGFGALSGGVTVEKRVGKALTLEGGFEYYTHAGDLKLGGGGEASYANFDYYQFNAGLRLDLSAPLSLDIGDGDEHAHHHHKGHAMAHAPAGVMFGHMLERAGETMVGYRYMYSLQSGGSGAMLNGTASVGDAVVVAQGCGGKNRCSYAPSRMAMNMHMLDLMYAPTDWLNLMLMPQFMDMDMDFRQLDGAPPPSGESHNHGGAPRHATGGVGDIGMYALFKLFEMPGHHVHTALGLTAPSGNAGLKMPSSQTFYDYGMQLGSGTWDFRPSLTYTGQDGAWSWGGQLNAIARLESRNEFGYALGDMFQSSLWGGYNLLDWLSASLRGVYTAQGAIQGQYNGPHSETATFDIPANYGGHYWDLGFGLAAMVPEGTFQGNQFAVEWLQPLEDDAHGYQLQRTGSLSATWHLMF, via the coding sequence GTGGCTGCTATTGATGGGGAGGGCGGGGCGCTGACGCGGATCGTCCGCTGGGCGCGGGGCTGCGGGGTGTTGTGCCGGGCCTTTTGCCGGGGGCGGGATTACCGTCTGCGGCGGCTGTTGGCGGACGGTCCGGGCGCTCCCGGACCCATGGCCGCGCCGGAAAGCCCGGCCTTGCGGGCGCTGACGGCGGCGGCCCTGGCCCTGCCGGGTTTGGCCCAGCCGCTGCACGCGGCGGAGGGCGACGAGGCGACTTTCCAATACGGGCATTACAAGGAAACCGCCCGCGAGCTTTATCTGGGCGAGCGCAGCGCCTACAACCCGATCCAGGTCGACAACCTCTCGGGCGGGGGCAAGTTCACCCTGATGGACCGCTGGAAGCTGGCCTTCCACTACGCCCAGGACACCTGGTCCGGGGCCACGCCCATCACCTCCGCGCCCCTGGCCTTGGGCGGCAACAATTATCCCAGCAACAACGCGGCCATCTCCGGCGCGACGCCCTTGATCCTGGGCAACAACACCTTGATGTACGACCGCCAGCTCAACCCGTACCGGCTGGATTTGGATTCCGGCAACTATGTCAAGGATACCCGGCTGGTGCAGACCATCGCCGCCGCTTCCCCGGAAACCCGGCAGCAGGGCGATTTCCGGCTGGCCTACCAATGGGACGAGGCCGAGGCCAGCGTCAACGGCGGCGTGTCCGAGGAGCCGGATTACCATTCGGCCTTCGCCGGGCTGGGGGGGCGCTTGGACCTCAACCAGAAACTCACCACCTTGAACCTGGGGCTGGATTACACCAACAGCGATATCTCGGCCCACCTCGACCCCAACGCCAGCCCTTATTACGACTATGACTATTACGCCAACCAGGTCCAGGTGCAGCCGGGGCCGTTCGGCACCGAGATCAAGACCCTCCGGGCCGTGCGCCAGGATTGGAACACCCATTTCAGCGTCACCCAGGTCTTGACCAAGGATGCCCTGATCGAGAGCGGCGTCGGCTATACCCGCAGCACCGGCTATCTGGCCAATCCCTACAAGGTGGTCGATTTCGTGTTCGTGGACCCCAACCAAACCCCGGTCGATACCGGCATCCCAGGCTTGCCGGCCTTGTTGACCCCCGAGGTGCAGGCGGTGTTGGAACGGCGTCCCGACGCCCGCGACCAAGTGACCTGGGACGCCCGCTATGTGCAATATATCGAACCCTTGGACGCGGCTTTGCATTTCGATTACCGCTTCTACCACGACGATTGGGGCATCGACGCCCATACCTTCCACCTGGATTGGGCGCAGCCCTTGGGCTGGGGCTGGACCCTCACCCCGAGGTTCCGCTATTACTCGCAGAGCGCCGCCGATTTCTACCAGCCCTATTTCCTGTTCCAGCGGGCCGAGCCCAAAGCGGGCGGCCAACTCGATCTCGCCCAGGTGCCGCTCAAGGCGTATTCCAGCGATTACCGGCTGTCGGGCTTCGGGGCGCTGAGCGGCGGGGTGACGGTCGAGAAACGGGTGGGCAAGGCGCTGACCCTGGAAGGCGGCTTCGAGTATTACACCCACGCGGGCGACCTCAAACTGGGCGGTGGCGGGGAAGCTTCCTACGCCAATTTCGATTATTACCAGTTCAACGCCGGCCTGCGGCTGGACCTTTCCGCGCCCTTGTCCCTGGATATCGGCGATGGCGACGAACACGCCCATCACCATCATAAGGGGCACGCGATGGCCCACGCCCCGGCGGGGGTGATGTTCGGCCATATGCTGGAACGGGCGGGCGAGACGATGGTCGGTTACCGCTATATGTACAGCCTACAGAGCGGCGGCAGCGGCGCCATGTTGAACGGCACGGCCTCGGTGGGCGACGCGGTGGTGGTGGCCCAGGGCTGCGGCGGCAAGAACCGCTGTTCCTACGCGCCCAGCCGCATGGCCATGAACATGCACATGCTCGACCTCATGTACGCGCCCACGGATTGGCTGAACCTGATGCTGATGCCGCAGTTCATGGATATGGACATGGATTTCCGCCAACTCGACGGCGCTCCGCCGCCGTCCGGCGAGAGTCATAACCACGGCGGCGCGCCGCGCCACGCCACCGGCGGTGTCGGCGATATCGGCATGTACGCCTTGTTCAAGCTGTTCGAGATGCCGGGGCACCATGTGCATACCGCCCTGGGCCTCACCGCGCCCAGCGGGAATGCCGGGCTGAAGATGCCCAGCAGCCAGACCTTCTACGACTATGGGATGCAACTCGGCAGCGGCACCTGGGATTTCCGGCCCAGCCTGACCTATACCGGCCAGGACGGGGCGTGGTCCTGGGGCGGGCAGTTGAACGCCATCGCCCGGCTGGAATCGCGCAACGAATTCGGCTACGCGCTGGGGGATATGTTCCAATCCAGCCTATGGGGCGGCTATAACCTCCTGGATTGGCTGTCGGCCTCGTTGCGCGGGGTCTACACCGCGCAAGGGGCCATCCAGGGCCAATACAACGGGCCGCATAGCGAAACCGCGACCTTCGATATCCCGGCCAATTACGGCGGGCATTATTGGGATTTGGGGTTCGGCCTCGCGGCGATGGTGCCGGAGGGGACGTTCCAGGGCAACCAGTTCGCCGTGGAATGGCTGCAACCCTTGGAGGACGACGCACACGGCTACCAGTTGCAGCGCACCGGTTCCTTGTCGGCGACTTGGCACCTGATGTTCTAG
- a CDS encoding DUF4266 domain-containing protein: MKQSRTILRRAAALALALWLSGCVQVAPWERGHLAKPQMALEPHPEQNGFLEHIHGGREAASGGTSASGGGCGCY; this comes from the coding sequence ATGAAGCAATCGCGAACAATCCTCCGCCGGGCGGCGGCGCTGGCCTTGGCGCTCTGGCTCTCGGGCTGCGTCCAGGTCGCGCCCTGGGAGCGCGGCCATCTCGCCAAGCCCCAAATGGCCTTGGAACCCCACCCCGAACAAAACGGCTTCCTCGAACATATCCATGGCGGACGGGAAGCGGCCTCGGGCGGCACCTCGGCCAGCGGGGGCGGTTGTGGCTGCTATTGA
- a CDS encoding HEAT repeat domain-containing protein, translating to MPFPAWALRWLLGFWLVGALPAVADPASVVGVAESRTTIAVDAAQGIRVQARQAPMGRMLAALAAETHIPIHIPAGLDIGLTATCAAAAIKPLLACLLGPDANLMFRYEQGRPAEIWVLAAGTRPVATVAPPLPKSGLAAESPSVEQLLAQATGGDAEQRATALGRLIVDGRVDAAELRGALETALGDSDPEVRAQAVFGLTRQGGDTTSEVLWRAFEDPDESVRMTALDGAGEDAQGLALLRQALADRAADVREFAALKLDSLSGAAGR from the coding sequence GTGCCATTCCCCGCTTGGGCCTTGCGCTGGCTGCTTGGGTTCTGGCTTGTGGGCGCATTGCCCGCCGTCGCGGACCCGGCGTCCGTTGTCGGCGTGGCCGAATCCCGTACCACCATCGCGGTGGACGCGGCCCAGGGAATCCGTGTGCAAGCGCGGCAAGCCCCCATGGGCCGGATGCTCGCCGCCCTCGCCGCCGAGACCCACATCCCCATCCACATCCCTGCCGGACTCGACATCGGACTCACCGCCACCTGCGCCGCCGCCGCCATCAAGCCGTTGCTGGCGTGCCTGCTGGGGCCGGATGCCAATCTCATGTTCCGCTACGAACAAGGACGGCCCGCGGAAATCTGGGTGCTGGCGGCGGGCACGCGCCCCGTGGCAACGGTCGCCCCGCCGCTCCCGAAGTCCGGGCTTGCCGCCGAATCCCCCTCCGTCGAGCAACTGCTGGCCCAGGCCACGGGCGGCGACGCCGAACAACGGGCCACGGCCCTGGGGCGCTTGATCGTCGATGGCCGGGTGGATGCGGCGGAATTGCGCGGGGCGTTGGAAACCGCGCTGGGCGATTCCGACCCCGAAGTCCGGGCGCAGGCGGTCTTCGGCTTGACCCGGCAGGGCGGCGACACCACGTCGGAGGTGCTGTGGCGGGCGTTTGAAGACCCCGACGAGTCGGTGCGGATGACCGCGCTGGACGGGGCGGGGGAAGATGCCCAAGGTCTCGCCTTGCTCCGGCAGGCGCTGGCCGACCGCGCCGCCGATGTCCGGGAATTCGCCGCGCTCAAGCTGGATTCGCTGTCCGGGGCCGCGGGGCGATAG
- a CDS encoding EF-hand domain-containing protein, with protein MPLRQPFAIALLLAASGGPALAKSNNQWPASYDTDSNGKISKAEIQAARTAEFAAIDTDGGGYATLAELQTWMAAQQTSKYDTLNTDGGTLSQAEFVGDLTGQALSAATETFALADTDGDSGLSADEFKALRPVFPQSIQTFVMLDTDRDTKISEDEYLTPPKPGKGGKGGPGGAGGPGGPGGPGF; from the coding sequence ATGCCCCTACGCCAACCTTTCGCCATCGCCCTCTTGCTCGCCGCGTCCGGTGGCCCCGCCCTCGCCAAATCCAACAACCAATGGCCGGCCAGCTACGACACCGATAGCAACGGCAAAATCAGCAAGGCGGAAATCCAAGCCGCCCGCACCGCCGAGTTCGCCGCCATCGACACCGACGGCGGCGGCTACGCCACCCTGGCCGAATTGCAAACCTGGATGGCGGCGCAACAGACCAGCAAGTACGACACGCTGAACACCGACGGCGGCACCCTGAGCCAGGCCGAATTCGTCGGCGACCTCACCGGGCAAGCCCTGTCCGCCGCCACCGAGACCTTCGCCCTGGCCGACACCGACGGCGATAGCGGCCTGTCCGCGGACGAATTCAAAGCCCTGCGCCCGGTCTTCCCCCAGTCCATACAGACCTTCGTCATGCTGGATACCGACCGCGACACCAAAATCTCCGAGGATGAATATCTGACCCCGCCCAAGCCGGGCAAAGGCGGCAAAGGCGGTCCCGGCGGCGCGGGCGGCCCCGGCGGTCCCGGCGGTCCCGGCTTCTAA
- a CDS encoding ATP-binding protein translates to MRLTIFTKLLLAIFLGMLVILGAMLGSVQWSFQRGFDDYLRKVEARRMDALAGLLEAGYARHGTWDFLRNNQYAWFELLGQVAAADKARDGPEPPPAPPFEDAGEFPGPPPGHPHHFGHPGPPYPPLFKHGHLRVVDLDKVQVVGPPEDREPGTMETLRPLLHAGRTVGWLAFLPDRHATDRLQAAFVEQYARANTLIAVVALEVSFLLSLVLARQFLAPIRRIAAGANALVAGDYATRIPVGSRDELGRLAGDFNRLAQTLERNEQARRQWVADTSHELRTPLAVLRSEVEALLDGVREPSPDRLRSLHCEILALGKLVDDLRELSGHDLGSLDYRMAGLDLAGLALDCAGGFRPRFESKGIALELPEPIPLPILGDAGRLRQLFLNLLENSLRYTDAGGVCRIALGREGNTAWIALEDSAPGVPEAALPRLFERFFRLDPSRSRALGGTGLGLAICRGIAKAHGGGLSAAASPLGGLRLRLDLPLAPP, encoded by the coding sequence ATGAGACTCACGATTTTCACCAAGCTGCTGCTCGCCATCTTCCTGGGGATGCTGGTCATCCTGGGCGCGATGCTGGGTTCGGTGCAATGGAGCTTCCAGCGGGGCTTCGACGATTATCTACGCAAGGTCGAGGCACGGCGCATGGACGCGCTGGCAGGACTCCTGGAAGCGGGGTACGCCCGGCATGGCACCTGGGATTTCCTGAGGAACAACCAATACGCCTGGTTCGAACTGCTCGGACAGGTCGCCGCCGCGGACAAGGCCCGGGACGGACCCGAACCCCCGCCCGCCCCGCCGTTCGAGGATGCCGGGGAATTCCCCGGTCCCCCGCCCGGACATCCCCATCATTTCGGCCACCCCGGCCCGCCGTACCCCCCGCTGTTCAAACACGGCCATCTCAGGGTCGTCGACCTCGATAAGGTCCAGGTCGTCGGCCCTCCCGAAGACCGGGAGCCCGGCACCATGGAAACGCTGCGCCCGCTGCTCCACGCCGGGCGGACGGTGGGTTGGCTGGCTTTCCTGCCCGACCGCCATGCGACCGACCGGTTGCAAGCCGCCTTCGTCGAGCAATACGCCCGCGCCAACACCCTGATCGCCGTCGTGGCCCTGGAGGTGTCGTTCCTGCTGTCCCTGGTGCTGGCGCGGCAATTCCTCGCCCCGATCCGCCGCATCGCCGCCGGGGCCAACGCCCTGGTCGCGGGCGATTACGCCACCCGCATCCCGGTCGGGAGCCGCGACGAACTGGGCCGTTTGGCCGGGGATTTCAACCGGCTGGCCCAAACCCTGGAACGCAACGAGCAAGCCCGCCGCCAATGGGTGGCCGACACCTCCCACGAGTTGCGGACGCCCTTGGCGGTGCTGCGCTCGGAGGTGGAAGCCCTGCTCGACGGGGTGCGCGAGCCCAGCCCGGACCGGCTGCGCTCGCTGCATTGCGAAATCCTGGCCCTGGGCAAGCTGGTGGACGATCTGCGCGAATTGTCGGGCCACGACCTGGGCAGCCTGGATTACCGCATGGCCGGGCTCGACCTGGCCGGGCTGGCGCTGGACTGCGCCGGGGGCTTCCGGCCCCGTTTCGAATCCAAGGGCATCGCCCTGGAATTGCCGGAACCCATCCCGTTGCCCATCCTGGGCGACGCCGGGCGCCTGCGGCAATTGTTCCTGAACCTCCTGGAAAACAGCCTGCGCTACACCGACGCCGGGGGCGTGTGCCGGATCGCGCTGGGACGGGAGGGGAACACGGCCTGGATAGCCCTCGAGGACTCCGCGCCGGGCGTGCCGGAGGCGGCCTTGCCGCGCTTGTTCGAGCGCTTTTTCCGGCTGGACCCCTCGCGCAGCCGCGCCCTGGGCGGCACCGGGCTGGGGCTTGCGATCTGCCGGGGCATCGCCAAGGCCCATGGCGGCGGATTGAGCGCCGCCGCCTCGCCCCTGGGTGGACTCAGGCTGCGCTTGGACCTACCCTTGGCTCCTCCGTGA
- a CDS encoding response regulator, whose product MNATKRILIVEDEPKLAGVLMDYLARAGYATDWLADGLGVAAQVAAAPPDLVLLDLMLPGRDGMDVCRDIRKASNVPIFMVTARIEEIDRLLGLELGADDYICKPYSPREVVARVRALFRRLETFAATPPPAYRVDREKMLIAFHGAALDLTTVEFRLLAILMETPGRIYSREQLLNRLYEDRRVVTDRTIDTHIKNIRRKLAQAIGGEREALVSVYGAGYKFEGS is encoded by the coding sequence ATGAACGCGACCAAACGCATCCTGATCGTCGAGGACGAACCGAAACTGGCCGGGGTCTTGATGGACTATCTGGCGCGGGCGGGCTACGCCACCGATTGGCTGGCCGATGGCCTCGGGGTCGCGGCCCAGGTCGCCGCCGCCCCGCCCGACCTGGTCCTGCTGGACCTGATGCTGCCGGGGCGGGACGGCATGGATGTGTGCCGGGATATCCGCAAAGCCTCCAACGTGCCGATCTTCATGGTGACGGCGCGGATCGAGGAGATCGACCGCTTGCTGGGGCTGGAACTCGGGGCCGACGATTACATCTGCAAGCCCTACAGCCCGCGCGAGGTGGTGGCGCGGGTGCGGGCCTTGTTCCGGCGGCTGGAGACCTTCGCGGCAACCCCGCCCCCGGCCTACCGGGTGGACCGGGAGAAAATGCTGATCGCCTTCCACGGCGCGGCCCTGGACCTGACCACGGTGGAATTCCGCCTGCTCGCCATCCTGATGGAAACGCCGGGGCGCATCTACTCCCGCGAACAACTGCTGAACCGGCTATACGAAGACCGCCGGGTCGTCACCGACCGCACCATCGACACCCATATCAAGAACATCCGCCGCAAACTGGCGCAGGCCATCGGGGGGGAGCGGGAAGCGCTGGTGTCGGTGTACGGGGCCGGCTACAAATTCGAGGGGTCCTAG
- a CDS encoding HD-GYP domain-containing protein has translation MNTLQQHKIDERETVKIPVGELRVGMFVSELDRPWLETPFLLQGFELKTEQDVLAVQGVCEYVYIDTVRSRAVSYGPPGTKAGQSAPGHRAKPEGGFERELGKASAARRETSGLIKRFIDDIRFGRSLDIQVARAAVSECVSSILRNPEAMMFLTQIKTRDEYTSQHSFNVCVYAVALGRQAGLQPRELEDIGLCGLLHDMGKVRIPLEVLNKEGKLTPDEFAVMKTHTRHGRDILMSGRNIYSGTVDVAFGHHENLDGTGYPRSLEGSQLNLYTKIVSIVDKYDAITSNRSYQRGRSHIEAIKILNDLAKDKIDPQLAMGFICCLGVYPAGSVVELTTGEVGVVIEQNPRSRLRPRIVICRDADKNRVPIRFVDLSEREHDNQGRLFAIRTLHPPDAFGIDLRQFQNLMEKRVW, from the coding sequence ATGAATACACTGCAACAACATAAAATCGACGAACGCGAGACCGTCAAAATTCCCGTCGGCGAGTTGCGCGTTGGCATGTTCGTTTCCGAATTGGACCGGCCCTGGTTGGAAACGCCTTTCCTCCTGCAAGGCTTCGAGTTGAAGACCGAGCAGGATGTCCTGGCGGTCCAGGGGGTTTGCGAGTATGTCTATATCGATACCGTGCGTTCCCGCGCCGTGAGCTACGGTCCGCCGGGGACCAAGGCCGGCCAGTCCGCTCCCGGCCACCGCGCCAAGCCGGAGGGGGGCTTCGAGCGCGAACTCGGGAAGGCCAGCGCCGCCCGGCGGGAGACCAGCGGCCTCATCAAGCGCTTCATCGACGATATCCGGTTCGGCCGCAGCCTGGACATCCAGGTCGCCAGGGCGGCGGTCTCGGAATGCGTGTCCAGCATCCTCAGGAACCCCGAGGCGATGATGTTCCTGACCCAGATCAAGACCAGGGACGAGTACACCAGCCAGCATTCCTTCAACGTCTGCGTCTATGCCGTCGCCCTGGGGCGGCAGGCTGGTTTGCAGCCCCGCGAGTTGGAGGACATCGGGCTGTGCGGCCTGTTGCACGACATGGGCAAGGTGCGTATCCCCTTGGAGGTTCTCAACAAGGAGGGGAAGCTCACCCCCGACGAATTCGCCGTCATGAAGACGCATACCCGCCATGGCCGGGATATCCTGATGTCGGGGCGCAATATCTATAGCGGCACCGTGGATGTCGCCTTCGGCCACCACGAGAACCTCGACGGCACCGGCTATCCCCGCAGCCTCGAAGGCTCCCAGCTCAACCTCTACACCAAGATCGTCTCCATCGTCGATAAATACGACGCCATCACCAGCAACCGCAGCTATCAACGGGGCCGCAGCCACATCGAGGCCATCAAGATATTGAACGACCTCGCCAAGGACAAGATCGACCCGCAGTTGGCGATGGGCTTCATCTGCTGCCTGGGGGTGTATCCGGCGGGCAGCGTGGTGGAACTCACCACCGGCGAGGTGGGCGTGGTGATCGAGCAGAATCCGCGGTCGCGCCTGCGGCCCCGCATCGTGATCTGCCGGGACGCCGACAAGAACCGGGTGCCGATCCGCTTCGTCGATCTGAGCGAACGGGAACACGACAACCAGGGCCGGCTGTTCGCGATCCGTACCCTGCATCCACCGGACGCCTTCGGCATCGACCTCAGGCAATTCCAGAACCTGATGGAAAAGCGGGTTTGGTAG